Proteins co-encoded in one Methylomonas albis genomic window:
- a CDS encoding glutathione S-transferase family protein: protein MKLYMTPGSCTTGIHILLEELDLIFEAHLINLMAGDQHQPDYLALNPKASIPTLVRNDGTALTEFQAIAYWLARTYPKAKLLPGDADGDAKVMELMDYAVGTLHGQGFARIFTTEKFTPSPADHDAVKAQGLDIVTKAFAILNAQLPTEGYALGNFSIADAALFYVEFWADKTGVTLPENCLKHYRLMLSRPVVKRVLMEEGYRVE from the coding sequence ATGAAACTTTACATGACACCCGGCTCCTGCACCACCGGCATCCATATTTTGCTGGAAGAACTGGATCTGATTTTCGAAGCTCATCTGATCAATTTAATGGCCGGCGATCAACACCAGCCTGACTATTTGGCGTTGAACCCCAAAGCCAGCATTCCAACCCTGGTCCGCAATGACGGTACTGCCTTGACCGAGTTCCAAGCCATAGCCTATTGGCTGGCCCGCACTTACCCCAAAGCCAAGCTATTACCCGGCGATGCGGATGGCGATGCGAAAGTAATGGAACTCATGGACTACGCGGTCGGCACACTTCACGGCCAAGGTTTTGCCAGAATTTTTACCACCGAGAAATTCACCCCAAGCCCAGCCGATCACGACGCAGTAAAAGCCCAAGGACTGGACATTGTCACTAAAGCATTTGCGATCTTAAACGCGCAATTGCCCACCGAAGGTTATGCACTGGGGAATTTCAGCATCGCCGATGCCGCTTTGTTTTACGTGGAGTTTTGGGCGGATAAAACCGGCGTTACCTTGCCGGAAAACTGCTTGAAACACTATCGTTTGATGCTGTCTCGTCCGGTTGTTAAACGGGTGTTGATGGAGGAAGGTTATCGAGTAGAGTAA
- a CDS encoding YgiQ family radical SAM protein, producing the protein MIHNAPYIFGYKKYWAHRFGPAPELPMSRAEMEALGWDACDVILVTGDAYVDHPSFGMAVIGRVLEAQGFRVGIISQPDWQSAEDFRRLGQPKLFFGVTGGNMDSMVNRYTSDKKIRSNDAYTADGAAGKRPDRAVNVYAHRCREAYKNVPIVIGGIEASLRRIAHYDYWSDKVRKSILLDSKADLLVYGNAERQVVEIAQRLAKGETIADLKGIRGTVHFVKQIPQGWMEKDSTDIDKPGAVISHVNPYQEQPACEDKPSLAENEQVIQFKPIANKQRTQTVIRLPDYEAVKDDPILYAHASRVMHGETNPGNARALIQRHGNREVWINPPPLPLTTPEMDGVFDLPYSRLPHTVYGKANIPAFEMIQHSVLIMRGCFGGCSFCSITEHEGRIIQNRSEDSIIREIEAIRDTSPNFTGHISDLGGPTANMWRLACKDSKIEESCRKPSCVYPGICHNLDTDQTPLVKLYRRARKLPGIKKIFIASGLRYDIAVETPEYVKELVMHHVGGYLKIAPEHTEQGPLSKMMKPGMGTYDRFKAMFDKYSKEAGKEQYLIPYFIAAHPGTEDKDMLSLALWLKRNGFRADQVQAFLPSPMSIATAMYHSGKDTLHKVARNSPDISIPKSIKQRRLHKAFLRYHDPKNWPLLRDALKDMGRADLIGNGKQHLVPSFQPKSDGNSIPNKSKTRQFKTKR; encoded by the coding sequence GTGATACACAACGCTCCCTACATCTTCGGCTACAAAAAATACTGGGCGCACCGCTTCGGGCCGGCACCGGAATTGCCGATGAGCCGCGCGGAAATGGAAGCTCTGGGTTGGGACGCTTGCGACGTGATCTTAGTAACCGGCGATGCGTACGTCGATCATCCCAGTTTTGGCATGGCGGTGATCGGTCGGGTGTTGGAAGCGCAAGGTTTCCGGGTTGGCATCATCTCCCAGCCCGACTGGCAGAGCGCCGAGGACTTTAGACGACTGGGCCAACCCAAGCTGTTTTTTGGGGTGACCGGCGGCAATATGGACTCTATGGTCAACCGTTATACCTCGGACAAGAAGATCCGCTCCAACGATGCCTATACGGCCGACGGCGCTGCCGGCAAACGTCCGGACCGGGCGGTGAATGTTTATGCTCACCGCTGTCGGGAAGCCTACAAGAACGTGCCTATCGTCATCGGCGGCATTGAAGCCAGCTTACGCCGTATCGCGCATTACGACTATTGGTCGGACAAAGTGCGAAAATCCATTTTGCTGGATTCGAAAGCTGATTTGCTGGTGTATGGCAACGCCGAACGGCAAGTGGTGGAAATCGCTCAGCGCTTGGCGAAAGGCGAAACCATTGCGGATTTGAAGGGCATTCGCGGCACGGTACATTTTGTCAAACAAATCCCGCAAGGTTGGATGGAGAAAGACTCCACCGACATCGACAAGCCGGGTGCGGTGATTTCGCATGTAAATCCATATCAAGAACAACCGGCATGTGAAGACAAACCTTCGCTAGCTGAAAACGAACAGGTCATTCAATTCAAACCCATCGCCAACAAGCAGCGCACGCAAACCGTGATCCGCTTGCCGGATTACGAAGCAGTAAAGGACGATCCGATTTTATACGCGCACGCTTCACGAGTGATGCACGGCGAAACCAACCCCGGCAATGCCCGAGCCTTGATTCAACGCCACGGCAATCGCGAAGTGTGGATTAATCCGCCGCCGCTACCGTTGACCACGCCGGAAATGGACGGCGTCTTCGACCTGCCCTACTCGCGCTTGCCGCATACCGTTTATGGCAAAGCCAACATACCGGCATTTGAAATGATTCAGCATTCGGTGTTGATCATGCGCGGTTGTTTCGGCGGTTGCAGCTTTTGTTCGATCACCGAACACGAAGGCCGCATCATCCAAAACCGCTCGGAGGATTCCATCATTCGCGAGATTGAAGCCATCCGCGATACTTCGCCGAATTTTACCGGCCATATCTCCGATCTGGGCGGCCCGACTGCCAACATGTGGCGCCTGGCTTGCAAAGACTCGAAAATCGAAGAGTCCTGCCGCAAGCCATCCTGCGTTTATCCCGGCATTTGCCACAACCTGGATACCGACCAAACTCCGCTGGTCAAACTGTATCGGCGCGCCCGCAAGCTACCGGGCATCAAAAAAATCTTCATCGCCTCCGGCCTGCGCTACGACATCGCCGTGGAGACGCCGGAATATGTGAAGGAGCTGGTCATGCACCATGTTGGCGGTTACCTAAAAATCGCCCCGGAACACACCGAGCAAGGCCCACTGTCAAAAATGATGAAACCCGGCATGGGCACTTACGACCGCTTCAAGGCGATGTTTGATAAGTATTCGAAAGAAGCCGGTAAAGAACAATATCTGATCCCCTATTTCATCGCCGCCCATCCGGGTACCGAAGATAAGGACATGCTGAGTCTGGCTTTATGGCTGAAGCGCAATGGCTTCCGCGCAGACCAGGTCCAAGCGTTTTTGCCTTCGCCTATGTCGATCGCCACGGCAATGTACCATTCCGGCAAAGACACTTTGCACAAAGTCGCGCGGAACAGTCCCGACATCTCCATCCCCAAAAGCATCAAACAACGGCGCTTGCACAAGGCATTTTTGCGCTATCACGACCCGAAAAACTGGCCTTTGCTACGCGACGCGTTGAAAGATATGGGCCGGGCGGATTTGATTGGGAATGGTAAACAACATTTGGTGCCGAGTTTTCAGCCGAAAAGCGATGGCAACTCTATTCCAAACAAGTCGAAAACTAGACAATTCAAAACCAAGCGTTAA
- a CDS encoding class I SAM-dependent methyltransferase, which yields MHLIHRTTCRVCGSSALTPVINLGEQFLQGSFVKPGKEIPPMRKIPMTLIRCDPTRDEQACGLLQMEHTVPPDILYSAYWYRSGTNNTMREHLKGIVGDAMQIINMTSGRTLDIGCNDGTLLGFYPTTFEKYGVDPSDIAQEIRGEIKVIQDIFPSEELLARLNGNKFDIITSIAMFYDLENPITFTNGIKNILSSNGIWIFEMSYMPTMLKMTSYDTICHEHLEYYSLAVIEYILKCAGMKVFNVIHNSINGGSLRCYATHANNFNYKNEQYLENIKEIRQQEFDLELDTDKPYKHFQDRINVHKEELISLLKKLKKEGKKIHIYGASTKGNTILQWCGIDNRLIDVAAERNPDKYGAHTLGTDIPIVSEAESRLMSPDYYLVLPWHFKEEFIDREKDMLECGVGYIFPLPTIEIIKK from the coding sequence ATGCACTTAATACACCGTACAACATGTCGCGTATGCGGTTCATCGGCTTTAACACCAGTAATCAATTTAGGCGAACAATTCCTTCAAGGGTCTTTTGTAAAACCGGGTAAAGAGATTCCCCCGATGCGCAAGATACCAATGACGTTAATCCGATGTGATCCAACACGCGATGAACAAGCTTGCGGGTTATTGCAAATGGAGCACACAGTTCCGCCAGACATCCTATATTCCGCCTATTGGTATCGTTCTGGAACCAACAATACTATGCGCGAACATCTGAAAGGCATTGTAGGTGATGCTATGCAGATTATTAACATGACATCTGGTAGGACACTAGATATAGGTTGCAACGATGGAACTCTGCTAGGATTTTATCCTACAACATTCGAAAAATATGGCGTTGATCCTTCCGATATAGCTCAGGAAATTAGAGGTGAAATTAAGGTTATACAAGATATTTTTCCATCGGAAGAACTGCTAGCACGCCTAAATGGTAATAAGTTCGATATCATTACCTCGATCGCGATGTTTTATGACTTGGAGAATCCAATCACTTTTACCAACGGAATCAAGAATATTCTATCTTCCAACGGCATATGGATATTTGAAATGTCTTATATGCCAACCATGCTCAAAATGACGTCGTACGACACTATATGCCATGAACATTTGGAATATTACAGCCTGGCTGTGATTGAGTATATTCTCAAATGCGCGGGAATGAAGGTATTCAATGTTATTCATAACTCTATCAATGGTGGAAGTCTTCGCTGTTACGCTACTCATGCTAATAATTTTAACTACAAGAATGAACAATATCTTGAGAATATAAAGGAAATACGCCAGCAAGAATTCGACCTTGAATTGGATACCGATAAACCGTACAAGCATTTTCAAGATCGGATCAACGTACACAAGGAAGAATTGATTTCGCTATTAAAGAAGTTGAAGAAAGAAGGCAAGAAAATTCATATCTACGGCGCCTCAACAAAGGGAAATACCATTTTGCAGTGGTGCGGAATTGATAACAGACTGATAGATGTGGCGGCGGAGCGCAATCCCGACAAATATGGGGCGCACACCCTTGGCACGGACATCCCGATTGTAAGCGAAGCAGAGTCAAGATTGATGAGTCCGGATTACTACCTGGTTCTTCCTTGGCATTTCAAAGAAGAATTTATCGACCGTGAAAAAGACATGTTGGAATGTGGGGTTGGGTATATATTTCCTTTACCTACAATTGAGATCATAAAAAAATAG
- a CDS encoding DUF2760 domain-containing protein: MNTYTIDLSLRPTTFDLWHVCLAGTAALLALILIMVLVSVLLGMRRCKSAVPAVAPVAPPPEIKIVEKIVEVEKIVQAPAPEPVVLKEATPDAALQLLSLLQKEARFIDFIKEDVSAFSDAEIGAAARVVHQGCSKAVSEHFTLAAVSNDPEGNRVTLNKGFDAASFRLTGNIVGEAPFTGTLVHKGWQVTDLRLPKLTQGHNAKIVAPAEVEL, from the coding sequence ATGAATACCTACACCATTGATTTATCCTTGCGTCCAACTACCTTCGATTTATGGCATGTGTGTTTGGCCGGCACCGCCGCGCTGTTGGCTTTGATCTTAATTATGGTCTTAGTCTCGGTCCTGCTGGGCATGCGCCGTTGCAAATCCGCCGTGCCGGCTGTCGCCCCTGTCGCGCCGCCACCTGAAATCAAAATCGTCGAGAAGATCGTCGAAGTGGAAAAAATTGTCCAAGCCCCGGCGCCGGAACCGGTGGTTTTGAAAGAAGCGACGCCTGACGCGGCCTTGCAATTATTGAGTTTGCTGCAAAAAGAAGCCCGTTTTATCGACTTTATCAAAGAAGATGTTAGCGCTTTTTCCGATGCCGAGATCGGTGCGGCGGCGCGGGTGGTGCATCAAGGCTGCAGCAAGGCGGTCAGCGAACATTTCACCTTGGCCGCCGTTAGTAACGATCCGGAAGGCAACCGTGTCACGCTCAACAAAGGCTTCGATGCCGCGTCATTTCGTTTGACCGGCAATATCGTCGGCGAAGCGCCGTTCACCGGCACCTTGGTGCATAAAGGCTGGCAAGTCACCGATCTGCGTTTGCCGAAATTAACCCAAGGCCATAATGCCAAAATCGTCGCGCCGGCCGAGGTGGAATTATGA
- a CDS encoding ABC transporter ATP-binding protein, which translates to MTPAIKIENLGKKYTIKHENQTRYSTLRDQLSQAVRSIGHHLRHPLQPVQHSGGTEQFWALKDINFEIQPGDRVGIIGRNGAGKSTLLKIMSRITAPTTGKVTINGRVASLLEVGTGFHPELNGRENIFLNGAVLGMRKHEIQKKFDEIVDFAEVEKFLDTPVKHYSSGMYVRLAFAVAAHLEPELLIVDEVLAVGDSQFQKKCLGKMGEVAKDGKTIIFVSHSMGMISELCSRTILLGKGSILSSGTTQDVVKYYLEKATLESNKGYIATNKYSNDMFFETIQAINAQGMPTATFLHNESITIALRCVVNRWVTESVIGFYLIDQRGRKVFTNNNNKWPATGNDGDVVNMTITIPKNFLVPGQYYCTFAISVHHVRAIDTAQDVILINVLDAGTVFASYEGFDYGCVFADCQWELD; encoded by the coding sequence ATGACGCCTGCGATAAAAATTGAAAATCTCGGTAAAAAATACACCATTAAGCATGAAAATCAAACGCGTTACAGCACGCTACGCGACCAACTGAGTCAAGCTGTCCGCTCAATAGGCCATCATTTACGCCATCCTTTACAGCCAGTTCAACATAGCGGTGGAACCGAGCAATTCTGGGCACTAAAAGACATTAATTTCGAAATTCAGCCAGGCGATCGGGTAGGCATTATCGGCCGTAATGGCGCGGGCAAATCAACCTTACTCAAAATCATGAGCAGGATTACCGCACCGACAACCGGCAAAGTAACCATCAATGGTCGAGTAGCCAGTTTATTGGAAGTGGGTACAGGCTTTCATCCTGAACTGAACGGAAGAGAGAATATATTTCTTAATGGCGCGGTATTAGGTATGCGAAAACATGAAATCCAAAAGAAATTCGATGAAATCGTCGATTTTGCCGAAGTTGAAAAGTTTCTTGATACACCGGTTAAGCATTATTCCAGTGGTATGTATGTGCGATTGGCATTTGCAGTGGCGGCGCATTTAGAACCGGAATTATTGATTGTGGATGAAGTATTGGCGGTAGGGGATTCGCAGTTTCAAAAGAAATGTTTAGGAAAAATGGGAGAGGTTGCCAAAGATGGCAAAACAATAATTTTTGTTAGCCATAGCATGGGGATGATTTCCGAATTATGTAGTCGTACAATTTTGTTAGGGAAAGGGAGTATTTTGAGTTCAGGTACTACTCAAGATGTGGTTAAGTATTATTTAGAGAAGGCCACTTTGGAAAGTAACAAAGGATATATTGCAACGAATAAATATAGTAACGATATGTTTTTTGAAACAATTCAGGCGATAAATGCGCAGGGGATGCCGACAGCAACTTTTCTTCATAATGAATCGATCACAATAGCACTCCGCTGCGTAGTTAATCGCTGGGTGACTGAAAGCGTAATTGGCTTTTATCTAATAGATCAAAGAGGCAGAAAAGTTTTTACTAATAATAATAATAAATGGCCTGCGACGGGTAATGATGGAGATGTGGTAAACATGACGATAACCATACCCAAGAATTTTCTAGTGCCCGGACAGTACTATTGTACGTTCGCTATTAGCGTACATCATGTTAGAGCGATTGATACCGCCCAAGATGTTATATTGATTAACGTGCTTGATGCAGGGACAGTCTTTGCTTCTTATGAGGGTTTTGATTATGGATGTGTTTTTGCGGATTGCCAATGGGAATTAGATTAA
- a CDS encoding FkbM family methyltransferase produces MTFMSYSQNFEDVMLWRVLNHVENGIYIDVGAAHPITDSVTKAFYEKGWRGINIEPIEYLFEQIVSDRPLDINLNIACAAEDGELTLYEVTNTGMSTINQEYAYRHEANSHKVIKITVPARRLDNVIDEFGFKEISFLKIDVEGAEALVLQGIDLNRIRPWVILVEATEPNSVITTHEKWESLIVNRGYEFVYFDGLNRFYLAKEQYALQKGFHAPPNCFDNFTRYAELKRIQQLESDIHAIHTSIVWQILRPFLFIKKKLKKFNS; encoded by the coding sequence ATGACCTTTATGTCCTATTCACAAAATTTTGAAGATGTAATGCTTTGGCGAGTGTTAAATCATGTTGAGAATGGTATCTACATTGATGTTGGTGCTGCACATCCAATTACTGACTCGGTTACTAAAGCATTTTATGAAAAGGGCTGGCGAGGTATCAATATTGAGCCGATTGAATATTTGTTTGAACAAATTGTTTCTGATAGACCTCTAGATATTAATCTGAATATAGCTTGTGCGGCAGAGGACGGTGAACTGACTTTATACGAAGTTACTAATACAGGAATGTCAACCATTAATCAAGAATATGCTTATCGCCATGAAGCCAATTCACATAAAGTTATAAAAATAACTGTTCCTGCGCGCCGCTTAGATAATGTGATTGACGAATTTGGATTTAAGGAAATCAGCTTTCTTAAAATCGATGTGGAAGGAGCTGAAGCCTTAGTTTTACAAGGGATTGACTTAAATCGTATTCGACCATGGGTAATATTAGTTGAGGCAACAGAGCCCAATTCAGTTATTACAACTCACGAGAAGTGGGAGTCACTTATAGTTAACAGAGGCTATGAATTTGTTTATTTCGATGGATTAAACCGTTTTTATCTTGCTAAAGAGCAATATGCCCTTCAAAAAGGCTTTCATGCCCCTCCAAATTGTTTTGATAATTTTACACGATATGCTGAATTGAAAAGAATTCAGCAATTGGAAAGTGATATCCATGCGATACATACAAGTATAGTTTGGCAAATATTGAGACCATTTCTATTTATTAAGAAAAAACTAAAGAAATTTAATTCATAA
- a CDS encoding ABC transporter permease, protein MQQTIITPEKTMLHLSKELWEYRDLFFILAWRDFKVRYKQTVIGAAWAVLRPLLTMLIFTVVFGKIAHLPSDANTPYPILVFTAMLPWYFFANSLSESANAVVDNSAMISKVYFPRIIIPTTPLFVNLIDFLISFVLLMGMMIWYRFIPSINILFLPLFLLQAAITAMGLGYLISALNVKYRDFRYVVPFIVQMGLYISPVGFSSQIIPEQWRLIYYLNPMVGVIDGFRWSIIGDETIFLFQGFNISVGVSFLLLGIGIRYFLKTERQFADKL, encoded by the coding sequence ATGCAACAAACCATCATTACCCCGGAAAAGACTATGCTCCATCTATCTAAGGAGCTTTGGGAGTATAGGGATTTGTTTTTCATCCTCGCCTGGCGCGATTTTAAAGTCAGGTATAAACAAACAGTCATCGGTGCCGCCTGGGCAGTATTGAGGCCACTATTGACCATGCTTATCTTCACGGTGGTTTTTGGAAAGATTGCACACCTGCCTAGCGATGCGAATACGCCATACCCGATATTGGTATTTACCGCTATGCTGCCTTGGTATTTTTTCGCCAACTCTCTCAGCGAAAGCGCTAATGCAGTCGTCGATAACTCGGCGATGATCAGTAAAGTTTATTTTCCCAGAATCATTATTCCTACTACGCCATTGTTTGTTAATTTAATAGACTTCCTTATTTCATTTGTATTATTGATGGGAATGATGATTTGGTATCGGTTTATACCCTCAATCAATATTCTGTTTCTGCCATTATTCTTATTACAGGCGGCGATTACAGCAATGGGCTTAGGCTATCTAATATCGGCACTCAATGTTAAGTACCGAGATTTCCGTTATGTTGTGCCCTTTATTGTACAAATGGGGCTGTATATTTCACCAGTCGGATTCAGCAGCCAGATCATTCCTGAACAATGGCGACTGATTTACTATCTTAACCCCATGGTGGGCGTCATTGATGGATTTCGTTGGAGCATAATAGGCGATGAAACCATTTTTCTTTTCCAGGGATTTAATATATCTGTCGGAGTGTCATTCTTGTTATTGGGTATTGGTATTCGTTATTTTTTAAAGACTGAAAGACAGTTTGCCGATAAATTATAA
- a CDS encoding spermine/spermidine synthase domain-containing protein gives MYKYEGLVIHQSHDDEGIIEIVDKEGVRALHFGSHARQSSMLLAEPDRLHSLYARAMMAGLMFNDTPREVLMIGLGGGTIAKFMLHQFADCRLKVVEFRGSVLKVARSHFGLPFDPRLKIKIGCGAQHVRQASQVQSEQHDLIVIDAYDHDGMAPEVSSETFFDDCRTMLTKNGLLVINLWGTDKDMFQQVAWNLGRVFERRMLFLPVRNRGNVIGLAFGEAMPKPGIKQLIDKAKHLEQMYQLEFPTYLLDLKRHNPNAFNRIIKS, from the coding sequence ATGTACAAATATGAAGGCCTGGTGATACACCAAAGCCACGACGACGAAGGCATCATAGAAATCGTTGATAAAGAAGGCGTCAGAGCCTTGCATTTTGGTTCGCACGCCAGGCAAAGCAGTATGCTGTTGGCTGAACCGGACCGCCTGCACTCCCTGTATGCGCGGGCCATGATGGCCGGCCTGATGTTTAATGACACGCCTCGCGAAGTGCTGATGATAGGCCTGGGTGGCGGTACCATCGCCAAATTCATGCTGCATCAATTTGCCGATTGCCGGCTAAAGGTGGTGGAATTTCGCGGTAGCGTGTTAAAAGTCGCGCGCAGCCATTTTGGTTTACCTTTCGATCCACGCCTGAAAATCAAAATCGGCTGCGGCGCGCAGCATGTGCGTCAAGCCAGCCAAGTGCAAAGCGAACAACACGACTTGATCGTCATCGACGCTTACGACCATGACGGCATGGCACCGGAAGTCAGTAGCGAAACTTTTTTCGACGATTGCCGAACCATGCTGACCAAAAACGGTCTGCTGGTGATCAATTTATGGGGTACCGACAAGGATATGTTCCAGCAAGTGGCCTGGAACCTGGGGCGCGTATTCGAAAGACGCATGTTGTTTTTGCCGGTACGCAACCGAGGTAATGTTATAGGTCTTGCTTTTGGCGAAGCCATGCCAAAGCCCGGCATCAAACAACTGATCGACAAAGCCAAACATCTGGAACAGATGTATCAGCTGGAATTTCCCACCTATCTGCTGGATTTAAAACGCCACAACCCCAACGCTTTCAACCGGATTATAAAATCGTGA
- a CDS encoding flavin monoamine oxidase family protein, translating into MTQMLDVAIIGAGLSGLSLAEKLLPHQSNIGVFEGRERCGGRILAASIPAQVFAADLGPTWLWPADQPRITTLAQRLGLTLLPQWDRGHSLYQVQADAAPASYIDTQTHAEARRIAGGCQQLINGLLQQIPERALHLGHRLLALSDQGSHIDLTFATDNAVITHQARQVVLAAPPRLLAQSISFEPALAPGLLSLMQETATWMAGHAKAVLVYEEAFWRQQGYSGNVRSPYPSAVLAEVYDACTEDVAALFGFFGLPAEIREQYSDSLPALIIRQMAGLFGPAAANPLSVVIQDWSQEPFTATAEDRLPLFEHPVYGHRALQLDHWQDKLYFSGTETASRAGGYLEGALEAADRVFRALTL; encoded by the coding sequence ATGACGCAAATGTTGGACGTGGCGATTATTGGCGCCGGCCTATCCGGCTTGTCCTTGGCGGAGAAGCTGCTTCCACACCAATCCAATATCGGCGTATTTGAAGGGCGAGAGCGCTGCGGCGGCAGGATTCTTGCCGCGTCCATACCGGCCCAAGTTTTTGCCGCAGACCTGGGCCCCACATGGCTGTGGCCCGCTGATCAACCGCGCATTACGACATTAGCACAACGCTTGGGATTGACGCTATTGCCACAGTGGGACCGCGGCCATAGCCTCTACCAAGTGCAAGCGGACGCCGCGCCTGCAAGCTATATCGATACCCAAACTCACGCGGAGGCCAGACGCATTGCCGGCGGCTGTCAACAATTGATCAACGGCCTCTTGCAACAGATACCGGAGCGCGCTTTACACCTGGGGCACCGTTTGCTGGCGCTCAGCGATCAAGGCAGTCACATCGACTTAACATTTGCCACCGATAACGCCGTTATTACTCACCAAGCCCGTCAAGTCGTGCTGGCCGCCCCACCGCGCTTGCTGGCCCAAAGCATTAGCTTCGAACCGGCGCTAGCGCCTGGCTTGCTGTCATTGATGCAAGAGACCGCCACCTGGATGGCTGGGCATGCCAAGGCGGTGTTGGTTTATGAGGAGGCATTCTGGCGTCAACAAGGCTATTCCGGCAACGTCCGTTCGCCCTATCCGAGCGCAGTATTGGCCGAAGTCTACGACGCCTGCACCGAGGACGTAGCGGCCCTATTCGGCTTTTTTGGTTTGCCCGCCGAAATCCGCGAACAGTATAGCGACAGCTTGCCGGCGCTGATCATTCGCCAAATGGCCGGCTTATTCGGTCCTGCTGCCGCAAATCCGCTCAGTGTGGTGATTCAGGATTGGAGCCAGGAACCTTTTACTGCGACTGCAGAAGATCGTTTGCCACTATTCGAGCATCCCGTTTACGGTCACCGTGCGCTGCAATTGGACCATTGGCAAGACAAATTGTATTTCTCCGGCACCGAAACAGCGAGCAGAGCCGGCGGCTATTTAGAAGGCGCTTTGGAAGCTGCTGATCGGGTTTTCAGGGCATTGACACTTTAA
- a CDS encoding amine oxidase has protein sequence MNNPALNATSIGEFNRFITEQKTRMKQQYDQLLAHDLSQQLWDGCFQRNVLIVLETTYEQALNQLNTLPFDHAAGTINQGLADLTKSVLAVFDGFIDEFLLIVVDKHRTSCALSNFPDEHKPDQVYLSAVRSDIALLWRNFALDINAYFLERR, from the coding sequence ATGAACAACCCAGCGCTTAACGCGACCAGCATCGGTGAATTTAACCGATTTATAACCGAGCAGAAAACCCGTATGAAGCAGCAGTATGATCAATTATTAGCCCATGATCTATCACAGCAACTCTGGGACGGTTGTTTTCAACGCAATGTATTGATCGTTTTGGAAACTACCTATGAACAAGCCCTAAACCAGTTAAATACCCTGCCCTTTGATCATGCCGCCGGCACAATCAATCAGGGCTTGGCCGACTTAACCAAATCGGTATTGGCAGTATTCGATGGCTTCATCGACGAATTTTTGTTGATAGTGGTCGATAAACATCGCACATCCTGCGCTTTATCCAATTTCCCGGACGAACATAAACCCGACCAGGTCTACCTCAGCGCAGTGCGCAGCGATATCGCCTTACTTTGGCGGAACTTTGCGCTGGATATTAATGCTTACTTTCTGGAACGCCGTTAA